In Juglans microcarpa x Juglans regia isolate MS1-56 chromosome 7D, Jm3101_v1.0, whole genome shotgun sequence, the following are encoded in one genomic region:
- the LOC121238578 gene encoding flavin-containing monooxygenase FMO GS-OX5-like — MKEQSLRVAVIGAGMAGLLAARELKREGHRVIVFEKSSRLGGTWVYDPRVETDPLGLDPSRKIVHCSMYSSLRVNLPRRLMGFLDYPFLKKQGGDPREFPGHREVLRYLEDFARDFWLVELIRFEHEVFRVERVNGVSHEWIVEWRTREGESEKEVFEAVVVCNGHHTEPRIAEFPGMDTWPGVQIHSHNYRTPEPFKTKIVVLIGNGPSAHDILREISSVAKEVHQALRASDVHFKKLENRNNIWQHPVIERVDEGGKVIFQDGSFVCADIIIHCTGYKYHFPFLRTNGIVSVDDNCVGPLYKHVFPPDLAPWLSFVGLPYRAVPTLIIELQSRWLAKVLSGKLALPCHEEMASSVEELYQHMKESGRPKHHTHQFQQNKFDYENWLVKQLGLPPLEDWREQLYFYALKKITSEAGDDYRYTWDINKWMQE; from the exons ATGAAAGAACAATCCTTAAGAGTAGCAGTGATCGGAGCTGGCATGGCCGGCCTACTCGCCGCTCGTGAGCTTAAAAGAGAAGGCCACCGGGTCATCGTCTTCGAGAAAAGCAGTAGGCTCGGTGGCACCTGGGTCTATGACCCACGTGTAGAAACCGACCCATTGGGTCTTGACCCGTCCCGCAAGATTGTCCATTGCAGCATGTACAGCTCGCTCCGGGTCAACCTTCCGAGGCGGCTCATGGGCTTCTTGGATTACCCGTTTCTGAAAAAACAGGGTGGGGACCCAAGGGAGTTTCCGGGTCATCGGGAGGTGCTCCGGTACCTGGAAGATTTCGCCCGAGATTTCTGGTTGGTTGAGTTGATACGGTTCGAGCACGAAGTGTTCCGGGTTGAACGAGTTAATGGAGTGAGTCACGAGTGGATCGTTGAGTGGAGGACTCGGGAAGGTGAGTCAGAAAAAGAGGTGTTTGAAGCCGTGGTTGTATGTAACGGTCATCACACAGAGCCAAGAATCGCCGAGTTTCCAG GCATGGATACTTGGCCAGGAGTGCAAATACACAGCCACAACTACCGGACGCCTGAACCATTTAAAACTAAA ATTGTTGTGCTAATTGGAAATGGACCTAGTGCACATGACATCTTGAGAGAGATTTCCTCTGTTGCAAAAGAAGTTCATCAAGCCCTACGAGCCTCAGATGTCCATTTCAAAAAGTTGGAAAATCGCAATAATATCTGGCAACATCCAGTG ATAGAACGCGTTGATGAAGGTGGTAAAGTAATATTCCAAGATGGATCATTTGTCTGTGCAGATATCATCATCCACTGTACTGG GTACAAGTACCATTTCCCATTCTTAAGAACAAATGGAATAGTGAGCGTGGATGACAACTGTGTTGGTCCCCTGTACAAACATGTTTTTCCGCCAGACTTGGCTCCTTGGCTTTCTTTTGTTGGGCTACCCTACAGG GCTGTTCCCACGTTAATAATTGAGTTACAGTCCCGTTGGTTGGCAAAAGTTTTATCTGGCAAGTTAGCGCTTCCATGTCATGAAGAGATGGCATCATCTGTGGAAGAACTCTACCAGCACATGAAAGAGAGTGGAAGGCCTAAGCATCACACTCATCAGTTTCAGCAGAACAAG TTTGATTATGAGAACTGGTTGGTCAAGCAATTGGGATTACCACCCCTGGAGGACTGGAGAGAACAGTTGTATTTCTATGCGTTGAAGAAGATTACCTCAGAAGCTGGTGATGATTATAGGTACACATGGGATATCAACAAATGGATGCAAGAATAA
- the LOC121238580 gene encoding protein RGF1 INDUCIBLE TRANSCRIPTION FACTOR 1 isoform X1, which translates to MVFSQLIASHLLPRWLEVLLTEKFYNACIIHEEAKKNEKNVYCLDCCTSLCPHCLSPHRSHRILQIRRYVYHDVIRLDDAAKLMDCAFVQSYTTNSAKVVFLHQRPQTRNFRGSGNFCSSCDRSLQDPYLFCSLSCKIDYLIRTKGGISEYLSDFKSLSLPAPGLDDGSMTPESVLEPAGSSHTSSGSGGYGGVDCKTLGSTATTEIVRKKRSSLSAYRAACRPVFSPVSEISASLMNRRKGTPQRSPLY; encoded by the exons atgGTG TTTTCTCAGCTTATTGCTTCCCATCTTCTACCTCGGTGGCTTGAAGTCCTTCTAACAGAGAAGTTCTACAACGCATGCATAATTCATGAAGAGGCCaagaagaatgaaaagaacGTCTATTGCCTGGACTGTTGCACCAGTCTCTGCCCTCACTGCTTGTCCCCTCACCGCTCTCACCGAATCTTGCAG ATAAGAAGGTATGTTTACCACGATGTTATAAGGTTGGATGATGCTGCGAAGTTGATGGACTGTGCCTTTGTTCAA TCATACACAACCAACAGTGCAAAGGTAGTGTTTTTGCACCAAAGGCCACAGACAAGGAACTTCAGGGGCTCCGGCAACTTTTGCAGTTCCTGTGACAGAAGCCTGCAGGACCCATACCTCTTCTGCTCCCTCTCCTGCAAG ATTGATTATCTCATTCGAACGAAAGGTGGGATTTCGGAGTACCTCTCCGACTTCAAGTCCTTGTCCTTACCCGCACCGGGTTTAGACGACGGTTCGATGACACCTGAATCGGTTCTTGAACCGGCTGGTTCGAGCCATACCTCGTCTGGATCGGGCGGATATGGTGGGGTGGACTGCAAGACGCTTGGTAGCACTGCCACAACCGAGATagtgaggaagaagaggagTAGCCTGTCTGCATATCGGGCGGCATGTCGACCTGTATTTTCACCCGTATCCGAAATTTCGGCCAGTTTGATGAACCGGAGAAAAGGGACTCCACAAAGATCTCCGCTTTATTGA
- the LOC121238580 gene encoding protein RGF1 INDUCIBLE TRANSCRIPTION FACTOR 1 isoform X2 produces the protein MVLIASHLLPRWLEVLLTEKFYNACIIHEEAKKNEKNVYCLDCCTSLCPHCLSPHRSHRILQIRRYVYHDVIRLDDAAKLMDCAFVQSYTTNSAKVVFLHQRPQTRNFRGSGNFCSSCDRSLQDPYLFCSLSCKIDYLIRTKGGISEYLSDFKSLSLPAPGLDDGSMTPESVLEPAGSSHTSSGSGGYGGVDCKTLGSTATTEIVRKKRSSLSAYRAACRPVFSPVSEISASLMNRRKGTPQRSPLY, from the exons atgGTG CTTATTGCTTCCCATCTTCTACCTCGGTGGCTTGAAGTCCTTCTAACAGAGAAGTTCTACAACGCATGCATAATTCATGAAGAGGCCaagaagaatgaaaagaacGTCTATTGCCTGGACTGTTGCACCAGTCTCTGCCCTCACTGCTTGTCCCCTCACCGCTCTCACCGAATCTTGCAG ATAAGAAGGTATGTTTACCACGATGTTATAAGGTTGGATGATGCTGCGAAGTTGATGGACTGTGCCTTTGTTCAA TCATACACAACCAACAGTGCAAAGGTAGTGTTTTTGCACCAAAGGCCACAGACAAGGAACTTCAGGGGCTCCGGCAACTTTTGCAGTTCCTGTGACAGAAGCCTGCAGGACCCATACCTCTTCTGCTCCCTCTCCTGCAAG ATTGATTATCTCATTCGAACGAAAGGTGGGATTTCGGAGTACCTCTCCGACTTCAAGTCCTTGTCCTTACCCGCACCGGGTTTAGACGACGGTTCGATGACACCTGAATCGGTTCTTGAACCGGCTGGTTCGAGCCATACCTCGTCTGGATCGGGCGGATATGGTGGGGTGGACTGCAAGACGCTTGGTAGCACTGCCACAACCGAGATagtgaggaagaagaggagTAGCCTGTCTGCATATCGGGCGGCATGTCGACCTGTATTTTCACCCGTATCCGAAATTTCGGCCAGTTTGATGAACCGGAGAAAAGGGACTCCACAAAGATCTCCGCTTTATTGA